From Nitrosopumilus zosterae, the proteins below share one genomic window:
- a CDS encoding SDR family oxidoreductase, with the protein MIKDKVAIITGASSGIGFATALALSKAGAKVAIGARRVDRLEELAKKISTDGGEVFFQKLDVTQRIECENFANAVLEKWGSIDILVNNAGLMPLSFFKNLKIDEWDRMIDVNIKGVLYSTASVISHMKEKKSGHIVNLSSVAGRIVFPAGSVYCATKHAVAAFSEGLRQEFSVRTNIRVTSIEPGVVATELNDTITDESLQGFVQNAKKMEALQAEDIANAILYAVDSPSHVNVNEILIRPTTQER; encoded by the coding sequence ATGATTAAAGATAAAGTTGCAATTATTACTGGTGCAAGTAGTGGTATAGGTTTTGCAACTGCATTGGCATTATCAAAAGCAGGTGCTAAAGTTGCTATAGGAGCAAGAAGAGTTGATCGATTAGAAGAACTCGCCAAAAAAATTTCTACTGATGGTGGTGAAGTATTTTTCCAAAAATTAGACGTAACTCAAAGAATTGAATGTGAAAATTTTGCTAACGCTGTTCTAGAAAAGTGGGGTTCCATTGATATTCTTGTAAATAATGCTGGTCTAATGCCCTTGAGCTTCTTCAAAAATCTAAAAATTGATGAATGGGATAGGATGATTGATGTAAATATTAAAGGCGTATTATATTCCACAGCCTCAGTAATTTCTCATATGAAAGAGAAAAAATCCGGTCATATTGTTAATCTCTCATCTGTTGCTGGGAGAATTGTTTTTCCAGCTGGTAGTGTTTATTGTGCAACAAAACATGCTGTTGCAGCATTTAGTGAAGGATTAAGACAAGAATTCAGTGTGCGAACAAATATTCGAGTTACAAGTATTGAACCTGGAGTTGTAGCAACAGAACTCAATGATACAATTACTGATGAATCATTACAAGGGTTTGTTCAAAATGCAAAAAAAATGGAGGCATTGCAAGCAGAAGACATTGCAAATGCAATTCTATATGCAGTTGACTCTCCATCACATGTTAACGTTAATGAAATCTTGATAAGACCTACAACACAAGAACGATAA
- the glnA gene encoding type I glutamate--ammonia ligase, with protein sequence MPYKVSHGKAIQVTYSPDEVFSRIQHEGIQFIDLQFTGLTGHFHHTTVSADTFTPEQMRDGLPKLDGSSIVGFANINDSDLLLKPDPNTFAIIPWMTENKTARLLCDIYWGENRGRLSRDPRGISQKAEEYIKSQGFDFSTWGPEVEFFVFDRVHWDVLTPYKGQSYSIESKEAPWSQEGDGYPMGLQEGYYPSTPSDTLTPYRNECVNILKNNFGILCDNHHHEVATAGQCEIDIKYDYLTNAADAAQSYKYVIRNVAQKYGKVATMMPKPIAMDSGSGMHVNVSLWKGKENAFFDPDDEIELSQIGRYFCGGIINHAKALSAICNPTTNSYHRLVPGYEAPAYIAWSSGNRSAIVRVPKHLKGKNYSYLKRLEFRAPDPSSNPYLVFAAVTAAGMDGIKKKMDPGDEVRDDIFKMTKSDRSRRGIGVLPKSLGEALDELESDRKFLNTIYTNDVIDKIIELERRDQREIAIRPHPHEFYLYFDV encoded by the coding sequence TTGCCCTATAAAGTAAGTCATGGTAAAGCAATACAAGTAACATATTCACCAGATGAAGTTTTCTCCAGAATTCAACATGAAGGTATCCAATTTATCGATTTACAATTTACCGGGTTAACAGGTCATTTTCATCATACTACAGTTTCAGCAGACACGTTTACTCCTGAACAGATGAGAGACGGATTACCAAAATTGGATGGTTCGTCCATAGTAGGTTTTGCCAATATTAATGATTCAGATCTGCTTTTAAAACCAGACCCAAATACATTTGCAATAATTCCTTGGATGACAGAAAACAAAACTGCCAGACTTCTTTGTGATATTTACTGGGGGGAAAATAGAGGAAGATTATCTAGAGATCCAAGGGGAATTTCTCAAAAAGCTGAAGAATACATCAAATCGCAGGGATTTGATTTTAGTACTTGGGGTCCAGAGGTAGAGTTCTTTGTTTTTGATAGAGTTCATTGGGATGTTCTAACTCCATACAAAGGGCAATCCTATTCAATTGAATCAAAAGAAGCTCCATGGAGTCAAGAAGGTGATGGATACCCAATGGGATTACAAGAAGGGTACTATCCAAGTACACCATCAGATACTCTAACTCCGTATAGAAATGAATGTGTCAATATTCTTAAAAATAATTTTGGAATTTTATGTGACAATCATCATCATGAAGTTGCGACTGCTGGACAATGTGAAATTGACATAAAATACGATTATTTAACAAATGCTGCTGATGCTGCGCAATCATACAAGTATGTGATTAGAAATGTTGCCCAAAAATATGGAAAAGTAGCAACAATGATGCCAAAACCAATTGCGATGGATTCCGGTTCTGGAATGCATGTGAATGTTAGTTTATGGAAAGGAAAGGAAAATGCATTTTTTGATCCTGATGATGAGATTGAATTGAGTCAAATTGGGAGATATTTCTGTGGCGGAATTATTAATCACGCAAAAGCATTATCTGCAATATGTAATCCTACAACTAACTCATATCATAGATTAGTACCCGGTTATGAAGCTCCAGCATATATCGCTTGGAGTTCAGGAAATCGTTCAGCTATTGTAAGAGTTCCAAAGCATCTAAAAGGGAAAAATTATTCTTATCTTAAAAGACTGGAATTTAGAGCTCCTGATCCTTCATCAAATCCATATCTTGTATTTGCAGCTGTTACTGCAGCTGGAATGGATGGGATTAAAAAGAAAATGGATCCGGGAGATGAAGTACGTGACGATATTTTCAAGATGACTAAATCAGATAGATCAAGAAGAGGAATAGGTGTTCTTCCAAAAAGTCTTGGAGAAGCTTTGGATGAATTAGAAAGTGATAGAAAATTCCTCAACACAATTTACACAAATGACGTAATTGATAAAATCATAGAGCTAGAAAGACGTGACCAACGTGAAATAGCTATTAGGCCACATCCGCATGAATTTTATCTATACTTTGATGTTTAG
- a CDS encoding NAD(P)/FAD-dependent oxidoreductase yields MFNIPHVVILGGGFGGLSAANELRNSLSSSQVQITVIDKKDWFMVGFAKLWIINGTRTFENSIGSLNKLLKKEINFIKDEILKIDLQNKNVKTISHNVSYDYLIISMGAILAPQKIPGLVENGLNLYDYNDLLEIRDRLESMESGKIAISIMGMPYKCPPAPFEASLLIDSMLRKRGIRDSIQIDFYSPAPIALPAAGPEVSKQILELVNYEKIIFHSSCKIKSIESKKLIFENSEADFDLLLAVPPHIAPKVIYDSGLATDPGFISIDRDCKTSFENVFAIGDVTNLTVSETMAVPKAGIFAEGEGITVAKNIISKIQSKEESELFDGKGGCFIESGRNTASIIEVDMFSHSKPSTNLTESTSDNLSKKIEFEKERLSKWL; encoded by the coding sequence TTGTTTAATATTCCACACGTCGTAATTTTAGGAGGTGGTTTTGGTGGATTATCTGCTGCAAACGAATTAAGAAATTCTCTATCATCGTCACAAGTACAAATCACTGTAATTGATAAAAAGGATTGGTTTATGGTAGGTTTTGCAAAATTATGGATTATTAATGGAACTAGAACCTTTGAAAACTCAATTGGCTCGTTAAATAAATTATTGAAAAAAGAAATCAATTTCATTAAAGATGAAATTTTGAAAATTGATCTTCAAAATAAAAATGTAAAAACCATATCTCACAATGTGTCATATGATTATCTGATAATCTCTATGGGTGCTATTTTAGCTCCACAAAAAATTCCTGGATTAGTAGAAAATGGATTAAATCTATATGATTACAATGATCTTTTAGAAATTCGTGATAGATTAGAAAGTATGGAATCTGGAAAAATTGCCATATCTATCATGGGAATGCCTTACAAGTGTCCACCTGCTCCATTTGAGGCAAGTTTGCTCATAGACTCTATGCTAAGAAAACGTGGAATACGTGATTCTATACAAATTGATTTTTACAGTCCTGCCCCTATAGCCCTACCAGCTGCCGGCCCTGAGGTAAGCAAACAAATTCTTGAACTTGTAAATTATGAAAAAATCATTTTTCATAGTTCATGTAAAATAAAATCCATTGAATCAAAAAAACTGATTTTTGAAAATAGCGAGGCTGATTTTGATTTACTTTTAGCAGTCCCACCTCATATAGCTCCAAAAGTAATTTATGATTCCGGATTAGCAACAGATCCGGGATTCATTTCAATTGATAGAGATTGCAAGACATCTTTTGAAAATGTTTTTGCAATTGGTGATGTTACTAATTTAACAGTTTCAGAAACAATGGCAGTTCCAAAAGCTGGAATTTTTGCAGAAGGAGAAGGTATTACAGTTGCCAAGAACATAATTTCGAAAATTCAATCTAAAGAGGAATCTGAACTATTTGATGGAAAGGGTGGTTGTTTTATAGAATCAGGTAGGAATACAGCTTCAATTATTGAAGTTGACATGTTTTCACATTCAAAACCTTCCACAAATCTTACAGAATCAACTTCAGATAATCTTTCTAAAAAAATAGAATTTGAAAAGGAAAGACTGTCAAAATGGTTATGA
- a CDS encoding cation:proton antiporter, with product MVSAEITEFISLLTVLLGGGMIGAWLMHKIKFPTMIGFILIGIIAGPFGLGIVKDTELINLLAEFGIVILLFVVGLEFSLEKLRRIGSQGILVGTIQLSIVFFLGYVTALSFGWTHIEGLYLGSILSITSTVVSLRLLRDMNLVKTKEMGTIVMILIIEDLAAVLLLAVLGNVSKGSGFEMFDIGMMILQSIVFFVLAVVIGTKIVPKIIEYVSNMKMEEAAFITSLALGFGLATLAHFMGLSTAIGAFLMGLIIASSKQSESIIKKILPIRDFFGVIFFVSIGMLFNIYLFPEAIWIALPIIAIAVFGKFLGNFFAASIAGNNLVSAATIATVMVPIAEFSFILAKQGVDTGSLRESIYPVILLVSLGTMFVIPLLLRVTPTLADSRSAIPMGFLNSVYITGQFFRKTFSNSSDGESHMLNQIFKKYGSRFVVNLVIIITILSAMDYFAPEIVMLLEDPNVPFFMDSSVFVSIITILLLAYPVFSLVGRMEKVVTAISNSITMNIGSQSTAKPVHRIIRNILSIGLVLLLVAIFITFTTKIEDIPNMPIIISTIGLLISAPLILDTILTVQKITHSNMVGLLSDDVNEDKDE from the coding sequence GTGGTTTCTGCAGAGATTACTGAGTTTATCTCGTTGCTTACTGTTCTCTTGGGTGGGGGGATGATCGGTGCATGGTTAATGCACAAAATAAAATTCCCTACAATGATTGGTTTTATACTGATTGGAATCATAGCCGGTCCATTTGGTTTGGGGATAGTAAAAGATACTGAATTAATCAACCTTCTTGCAGAGTTTGGAATTGTGATTCTTTTGTTTGTAGTTGGACTAGAGTTTAGCTTAGAAAAACTGCGTCGTATTGGAAGTCAAGGAATATTGGTTGGAACTATTCAGCTCTCAATTGTCTTTTTCTTAGGTTATGTAACCGCACTTTCGTTTGGCTGGACGCACATAGAAGGCTTGTATCTTGGCAGCATTCTGTCAATTACCAGCACTGTTGTGTCGCTTCGACTCTTGCGTGACATGAATCTTGTCAAAACCAAAGAAATGGGAACCATAGTGATGATACTGATCATTGAAGATTTGGCAGCAGTTCTTCTCTTGGCAGTTTTGGGAAACGTGTCAAAAGGTTCAGGATTTGAGATGTTTGATATTGGTATGATGATTTTGCAAAGCATAGTATTCTTTGTCCTTGCTGTGGTTATTGGCACAAAGATAGTTCCAAAGATAATCGAATATGTAAGCAATATGAAAATGGAAGAGGCAGCATTCATTACGTCTCTTGCACTTGGATTTGGACTGGCGACCCTTGCTCATTTTATGGGATTGAGTACTGCAATTGGTGCATTTTTGATGGGCCTGATAATAGCATCTTCCAAACAGTCAGAATCGATAATAAAAAAAATATTACCAATAAGGGATTTTTTTGGAGTGATATTTTTTGTATCCATAGGCATGTTGTTTAACATTTACTTGTTTCCCGAGGCAATATGGATTGCACTTCCAATAATTGCAATTGCGGTGTTTGGAAAGTTTCTGGGAAACTTTTTTGCAGCATCCATTGCAGGAAACAATCTGGTAAGTGCAGCTACAATTGCCACAGTCATGGTTCCCATTGCCGAATTTTCATTTATACTTGCAAAACAAGGGGTAGATACAGGAAGTCTCAGAGAATCCATATACCCTGTTATACTTTTGGTATCTCTTGGAACCATGTTTGTAATTCCTCTCTTGTTGAGAGTGACTCCCACATTAGCTGACTCACGTTCAGCAATACCGATGGGATTTCTAAACTCAGTCTATATCACAGGACAGTTTTTCAGAAAGACGTTCTCAAACAGTTCTGATGGAGAGAGTCACATGTTAAACCAAATCTTCAAAAAATATGGGTCACGGTTTGTCGTAAATTTGGTGATAATCATAACCATACTTTCTGCAATGGATTATTTTGCACCAGAGATTGTAATGCTTCTTGAAGATCCAAACGTGCCATTCTTTATGGATTCATCAGTGTTTGTTTCAATCATCACTATTCTGCTTCTGGCTTATCCTGTCTTCTCTCTTGTGGGAAGAATGGAAAAAGTAGTTACAGCAATTTCAAATTCGATTACCATGAACATCGGCTCGCAGTCTACTGCAAAACCAGTACATAGGATAATCCGTAATATTTTATCTATTGGACTTGTACTGCTTCTGGTTGCAATATTCATAACATTTACCACTAAAATCGAAGACATCCCAAACATGCCAATCATAATATCTACAATTGGACTGCTTATCTCAGCACCACTGATCTTGGACACGATCCTGACAGTTCAGAAAATCACTCACTCAAACATGGTTGGATTGTTAAGTGATGACGTAAATGAAGACAAAGATGAATGA
- a CDS encoding AN1-type zinc finger domain-containing protein yields MKSENCAYCGDLTDLPFQCNYCKDPFCSEHRLPEEHRCVKLNQIRAQRFGEKKVIRDGGPNKPNIFKRIFGRF; encoded by the coding sequence ATGAAATCTGAAAATTGTGCATATTGTGGAGATTTAACAGATTTGCCTTTTCAATGTAATTATTGTAAGGATCCATTTTGTTCAGAACACAGACTTCCTGAAGAACACAGATGTGTAAAACTCAACCAAATTAGAGCACAAAGATTTGGTGAGAAAAAAGTCATACGTGATGGTGGACCTAACAAACCTAATATTTTCAAACGTATTTTTGGAAGATTCTAA
- a CDS encoding AAA family ATPase, producing MAKLIVCLTGMPGAGKSTIAEGLKSKGYDIINMGNAVREEAKKRNLELTRANLGKLMLELREQNGPGAVAELVKPQIESSTSNVILIDGVRSNDEIQVLKKFGTVKLLAIHASTDTRFDFLQKRGRSDDPQTKEHFDERDNRELGVGISNSIALSDYAISNIGLTKDELIHIAYEIIQSWIE from the coding sequence TTGGCAAAACTAATTGTATGCCTAACAGGCATGCCTGGTGCAGGAAAATCTACTATTGCTGAAGGTTTGAAATCAAAAGGATATGATATCATCAATATGGGGAATGCTGTAAGAGAAGAAGCAAAAAAAAGAAATTTAGAATTAACTAGAGCAAATCTTGGCAAATTAATGCTTGAATTAAGAGAACAGAACGGTCCTGGTGCAGTAGCAGAATTAGTAAAACCACAAATAGAATCATCCACATCAAATGTGATACTAATAGATGGAGTAAGATCAAATGATGAAATTCAAGTCCTAAAAAAATTTGGTACTGTTAAACTATTAGCAATTCATGCTTCAACTGATACAAGATTTGACTTTCTACAAAAAAGAGGAAGATCCGATGATCCACAAACAAAAGAACACTTTGATGAAAGAGATAATCGTGAATTAGGAGTAGGCATAAGCAATTCAATTGCTTTGTCAGATTACGCAATTTCTAATATTGGTTTGACAAAAGATGAATTAATCCACATTGCTTATGAAATTATACAAAGTTGGATAGAATGA
- the rnz gene encoding ribonuclease Z — MKLVFLGTSAAQPTENRGLSCICLERDGEILMFDAGEAAQISYMKSGLGWNKKMKVFVTHLHGDHCVGILGLLQTMSMQNRTEILEIFGPNGIEEFIAANIKVLNFGLSFPVLITIIKEGKVFEDKKFSIYTCKANHSITAFSYLFEEKDKPGRFNIDEAKKLGIPEGDLWHKLQNGHEIEINGKTIKPEQVLGEKRPGKKIGISGDTMPTKELELFFENCDYLVFDSTFLDEEKQRAQDTCHSTAKQAATIAKNAKVKNLILTHFSARYKDENGHLEEAKKIHSSVITARDLLEIEIR; from the coding sequence ATGAAACTTGTATTCTTAGGAACATCAGCCGCACAACCTACAGAGAATAGAGGTTTATCTTGTATCTGTCTAGAAAGAGACGGTGAAATTTTAATGTTTGATGCAGGAGAAGCTGCACAAATTTCCTATATGAAATCTGGTTTGGGATGGAATAAAAAAATGAAGGTGTTTGTTACACATCTACATGGAGATCATTGTGTTGGAATTCTAGGATTATTACAAACAATGTCAATGCAAAATAGAACAGAAATTTTAGAAATTTTTGGACCAAATGGAATTGAAGAATTTATAGCTGCAAACATCAAGGTGTTAAATTTCGGATTGTCTTTTCCTGTATTAATTACAATTATCAAAGAAGGTAAAGTTTTTGAAGATAAAAAATTTTCAATTTATACATGCAAAGCAAATCATTCAATAACAGCATTTTCATATTTATTTGAAGAAAAAGATAAGCCGGGAAGATTCAACATTGATGAAGCAAAAAAATTAGGAATTCCTGAAGGTGATTTATGGCATAAATTACAAAATGGACATGAAATAGAAATCAATGGAAAAACAATAAAACCAGAACAGGTATTGGGAGAAAAACGTCCTGGTAAAAAAATTGGTATTTCAGGTGATACAATGCCTACTAAAGAATTAGAACTATTTTTTGAAAATTGTGATTATTTAGTTTTTGATTCTACGTTTTTAGATGAAGAGAAACAAAGAGCACAAGATACATGTCATTCTACTGCAAAACAAGCTGCTACTATAGCAAAAAATGCAAAAGTAAAAAATTTAATCTTAACACATTTTTCAGCAAGATACAAAGATGAAAATGGACATTTAGAAGAAGCAAAAAAAATCCATAGTTCAGTAATAACTGCGCGAGATCTTTTAGAAATAGAAATAAGATAA
- the thpR gene encoding RNA 2',3'-cyclic phosphodiesterase, which translates to MRTFVAIEISNNKVIDSIKNIQNKIKIDAKPIDVKNLHFTLQFLGEISDETSKKIIHALNTIEFSNFNINLIGIGAFPKPKFPRVVWIGTDENGGNMLTQLAKKVEKVLEPLGFSPDKPFKPHITVFRIKKKIGDITKELDSQKMIDFGIQEITSFKLKKSELTFSGPIYSDLEEIKAKK; encoded by the coding sequence ATGCGAACTTTTGTAGCAATAGAAATTTCAAATAATAAAGTAATTGATTCTATAAAAAATATTCAAAATAAAATCAAGATCGATGCAAAACCTATTGATGTGAAAAATTTGCATTTTACATTACAATTTTTAGGTGAAATTTCAGACGAAACATCTAAGAAAATTATTCATGCTCTTAATACAATAGAGTTTTCAAATTTTAATATTAATTTGATAGGAATTGGTGCATTCCCGAAACCTAAATTTCCAAGAGTGGTTTGGATAGGTACGGATGAAAATGGAGGCAATATGTTAACTCAGTTAGCAAAAAAAGTAGAGAAAGTCTTAGAACCATTAGGATTTTCTCCTGACAAACCATTCAAACCACACATTACAGTATTTAGGATTAAAAAGAAGATAGGAGATATAACAAAAGAATTGGATAGTCAAAAAATGATAGACTTTGGCATTCAAGAAATAACTAGTTTCAAATTGAAAAAAAGTGAACTTACATTTAGTGGACCAATTTATTCGGATTTGGAGGAGATTAAAGCTAAAAAATGA
- the cca gene encoding CCA tRNA nucleotidyltransferase: MNQVINKVTKDVIPSKVIEQSKKKIADLAFKLVEREIGKFPEVIGLEFGGSYAKGTWLSKDADIDIFVRFKKSTSEEKFEKISKKIGFASLKEYSPYVRYSEHPYVEAKINNTKINVVPFYDVKIGEWKSSADRSTFHTKFMQKSLTLKMKNEVRVLKTFLKSNNIYGAEIAKQGLSGYVSEVLILHFGSFENVIKSISQIKENQVIGKTSKNFETPIVVIDPIDSNRNLAAAISNENIGKFILICRAFKDKATLTFFKNKKLRTSKKYWENLLVIKFNFKIRSPDIIWGQIKRATSSLSTQLELAGFNVLRSKSYTDQQKEVYLFFFLESSKIVQIYSKNGPDFFREDSSKSFISKNLKNSELMWVGNNGKIISLEKRKHVDAIKFMSEFLKKNLQTCIPKGLQSDFKRGYKISVGKKNLSKSIKEAASELISTDGTLIYFN, encoded by the coding sequence ATGAATCAAGTAATTAACAAAGTTACCAAAGATGTAATCCCATCTAAAGTGATTGAGCAATCAAAAAAGAAAATTGCTGATTTAGCATTCAAGTTAGTAGAAAGAGAAATTGGAAAATTTCCAGAAGTCATAGGATTGGAATTTGGAGGATCATATGCAAAAGGTACTTGGTTATCAAAAGATGCAGATATTGATATTTTTGTCAGATTCAAAAAATCTACTTCTGAAGAAAAGTTTGAAAAAATTTCAAAAAAGATTGGTTTTGCTTCATTAAAAGAATATTCTCCATATGTCAGATACTCAGAACATCCATATGTTGAAGCTAAAATTAACAATACTAAAATCAATGTTGTACCATTTTATGATGTAAAAATCGGTGAATGGAAAAGTTCTGCAGATAGATCTACTTTTCATACAAAATTTATGCAAAAATCATTGACATTAAAAATGAAGAATGAGGTAAGAGTTCTAAAAACATTTCTAAAATCAAATAATATTTACGGTGCAGAAATTGCAAAACAAGGTTTAAGCGGATATGTATCAGAAGTTTTGATTTTACATTTTGGAAGTTTTGAAAATGTTATAAAATCAATCTCACAAATTAAAGAAAATCAAGTGATAGGAAAAACTTCAAAGAATTTTGAAACACCAATTGTTGTGATTGATCCCATTGATAGTAACAGAAATTTGGCTGCTGCGATATCTAACGAGAACATTGGAAAATTTATTCTTATTTGTAGAGCTTTTAAAGACAAAGCAACATTAACATTCTTTAAGAATAAAAAATTAAGAACATCAAAAAAATATTGGGAAAATTTGTTAGTAATTAAATTTAATTTTAAAATTAGAAGTCCAGATATAATTTGGGGACAAATTAAAAGAGCAACTTCATCATTGTCAACGCAATTAGAATTAGCGGGATTTAATGTACTAAGAAGTAAATCGTATACAGATCAACAAAAGGAAGTTTATCTCTTTTTCTTCTTAGAATCTTCAAAAATTGTTCAAATATACTCAAAGAACGGACCAGATTTTTTTAGAGAAGATAGTTCCAAGAGCTTTATTTCTAAAAATCTTAAAAATTCAGAATTAATGTGGGTAGGAAATAATGGAAAAATAATTTCATTGGAAAAGAGAAAGCACGTAGATGCCATTAAATTTATGTCAGAGTTTTTGAAAAAAAATCTTCAGACATGCATACCAAAAGGTCTACAAAGTGACTTTAAACGAGGTTACAAGATTTCAGTAGGAAAGAAAAATTTAAGCAAATCAATTAAAGAGGCTGCAAGTGAGTTGATTTCAACAGATGGAACACTCATTTATTTCAATTAA
- a CDS encoding RNA-binding domain-containing protein: MKTPDINCKIQMITPLNSSENSEKVKKAISNIFPYSTINSDSFTISAQSKELRSFEKIYEVIHSKKSQNTYRRYLERNLDNNTTWFYLNKQAAFVEQIAICEEEGESPLGPIKVIIASSNIDEIIDWIVFGN, from the coding sequence ATGAAAACTCCTGATATTAACTGCAAAATTCAAATGATTACTCCATTGAATTCATCTGAAAATTCTGAAAAAGTAAAAAAAGCAATTTCAAATATTTTTCCATATTCAACAATTAATTCTGACTCTTTCACAATTTCTGCACAATCAAAAGAATTACGATCATTTGAAAAAATTTATGAAGTAATTCATTCAAAAAAATCTCAAAACACCTATCGCAGATATTTAGAAAGAAATTTAGATAATAATACAACGTGGTTTTATCTCAACAAGCAGGCAGCCTTTGTTGAACAAATAGCAATTTGTGAAGAAGAAGGTGAATCTCCATTGGGACCGATCAAAGTAATCATTGCTTCGTCTAATATTGATGAAATAATTGATTGGATTGTTTTTGGGAATTAA
- a CDS encoding SIR2 family NAD-dependent protein deacylase: protein MFELIKDQIKNIKKVVFVTGAGISQESGIPTFRGKDGLWKNHDSMKLATIDAFYDNPKLVWEWYNERRKNIFAAQPNLGHKAIAELEKYVKVVVLTQNIDGLHQKAGSSEVLELHGSIIKIKCSVCNFNEEITSEISEILPLCKCGNILRPDVVWFGESLPQDVWQKAMIYASQCDLMVIVGTSLVVSPANTLPIYAKQNNALLIEINPDNTEISPEMTLVIRNTGTISLPEFVSLFKNK from the coding sequence ATGTTTGAATTAATCAAAGATCAAATTAAGAATATCAAAAAAGTTGTATTTGTAACAGGTGCGGGAATTTCTCAAGAAAGTGGAATTCCTACATTCAGAGGAAAAGATGGATTATGGAAAAATCACGACTCTATGAAACTAGCAACAATCGATGCATTTTATGATAATCCAAAATTAGTTTGGGAGTGGTATAATGAAAGAAGGAAGAACATTTTTGCAGCACAACCAAATCTTGGTCATAAAGCAATTGCGGAACTAGAAAAATATGTCAAAGTTGTTGTTTTGACTCAAAATATTGATGGGTTGCATCAAAAAGCAGGGAGTTCAGAAGTTTTAGAATTGCATGGAAGTATCATTAAGATCAAATGTTCGGTTTGTAATTTTAATGAAGAGATAACATCAGAAATTTCAGAAATTCTACCTTTGTGTAAATGTGGGAATATTCTAAGACCTGATGTAGTATGGTTTGGAGAATCTTTACCACAAGATGTTTGGCAAAAAGCTATGATTTATGCCAGTCAATGTGATTTAATGGTAATAGTTGGAACATCACTTGTGGTATCACCTGCAAATACATTACCAATCTATGCAAAACAAAATAATGCATTATTAATAGAAATTAATCCAGATAATACTGAAATATCACCAGAAATGACTTTGGTTATAAGAAATACAGGTACAATTTCTTTACCTGAATTTGTATCATTGTTTAAAAATAAATAG
- a CDS encoding RIO1 family regulatory kinase/ATPase produces MEHSFISIKKFSDEPYSKILGYPKATSRQIKSRINELEKLKIKSISFVGPTTIGSLSILGKGYVGVVVLAKKNNKLVALKIRRTDSQRKEMKNEADLLKLVNSVNVGPKMLESSKNFLVMEYLEGVKISDWVYLLKGVGSAKKLKSTIRKILEDCYRLDQLGFDHGELSNISKHVIVSKTKSTLIDFESSSTKRRPSNVTSITQAFFIGSGIAKKAQKIYRNSSKDQIISALKQYKQEKTRESFEKLLKTLKL; encoded by the coding sequence ATGGAACACTCATTTATTTCAATTAAGAAATTTTCTGATGAGCCATACTCAAAAATTCTTGGATATCCAAAAGCTACTAGTCGTCAAATAAAATCAAGAATTAATGAATTAGAAAAATTAAAAATAAAATCAATTTCATTTGTGGGTCCTACAACAATTGGTAGCTTGTCTATTTTGGGTAAGGGATATGTAGGTGTTGTAGTTCTAGCAAAAAAAAATAATAAATTGGTTGCATTAAAAATTAGAAGAACTGATTCTCAAAGAAAAGAAATGAAAAATGAAGCTGATTTATTGAAATTAGTAAATTCTGTAAATGTTGGGCCAAAAATGTTAGAATCGAGTAAAAATTTTCTTGTGATGGAATATCTTGAAGGAGTTAAAATCAGTGATTGGGTTTATTTGTTAAAAGGTGTTGGTAGTGCAAAAAAATTAAAGTCTACAATCAGAAAAATTTTGGAAGATTGTTATAGGTTGGATCAATTAGGTTTTGATCATGGTGAATTAAGTAATATATCCAAACATGTTATAGTAAGTAAGACAAAATCGACCCTTATTGATTTTGAAAGTTCTAGCACTAAGAGAAGACCATCAAATGTTACATCAATTACTCAAGCATTTTTCATTGGTTCAGGAATAGCTAAAAAAGCTCAAAAAATTTACAGGAATTCATCTAAAGATCAAATAATTAGTGCGTTAAAACAATACAAACAAGAAAAAACAAGAGAAAGTTTTGAAAAATTACTAAAAACTCTAAAATTATGA